A single genomic interval of Orcinus orca chromosome 19, mOrcOrc1.1, whole genome shotgun sequence harbors:
- the MINK1 gene encoding misshapen-like kinase 1 isoform X4 produces the protein MGDPAPARSLDDIDLSALRDPAGIFELVEVVGNGTYGQVYKGRHVKTGQLAAIKVMDVTEDEEEEIKQEINMLKKYSHHRNIATYYGAFIKKSPPGNDDQLWLVMEFCGAGSVTDLVKNTKGNALKEDCIAYICREILRGLAHLHAHKVIHRDIKGQNVLLTENAEVKLVDFGVSAQLDRTVGRRNTFIGTPYWMAPEVIACDENPDATYDYRSDIWSLGITAIEMAEGAPPLCDMHPMRALFLIPRNPPPRLKSKKWSKKFIDFIDTCLIKTYLSRPPTEQLLKFPFIRDQPTERQVRIQLKDHIDRSRKKRGEKEETEYEYSGSEEEDDSHGEEGEPSSIMNVPGESTLRREFLRLQQENKSNSEALKQQQQLQQQQQRDPEAHIKHLLHQRQRRIEEQKEERRRVEEQQRREREQRKLQEKEQQRRREDMQALRREEERRQAEREQEYIRHRLEEEQRQLEILQQQLLQEQALLLEYKRKQLEEQRQSERLQRQLQQEHAYLKSLQQQQQQILPGDRKPLYHYGRGINPADKPAWAREVEERTRMNKQQNSPLAKTKPGSTGPEPPVPQASPGPPGPLSQTPPMQRPVEPQEGPHKSLQDQPTRNLAAFPASHDPDPAVPAPTATPSARGGVVRQNSDPTSEGPGPSPNPPAWVRPDNEAPPKVPQRTSSIATALNTSGAGGSRPAQAVRARPRSNSAWQIYLQRRAERGNPKPPGPPAQPPGPPNACSNPDLRRSDPGWERSDSVLPASHGHLPQAGSLERNRVGASKLDSSPVLSPGSKAKPDDHRSRPGRPASYKRAIGEDFVLLKERTLDEAPRPPKKAMDYSSSSEEVESSEDDEEESNGEPSEGSRDTPGGRSDGDTDSVSTMVVHDVEEIAGTQTPYGGGTMVVQRTPEEERSLLHADSNGYTNLPDVVQPSHSPTESSKGQSPPLKDGGSDYQSRGLVKAPGKSSFTMFVDLGIYQPGGSGDTIPITALVGGEGSRLDQLQYDVRKGSVVNVNPTNTRAHSETPEIRKYKKRFNSEILCAALWGVNLLVGTENGLMLLDRSGQGKVYGLIGRRRFQQMDVLEGLNLLITISGKRNKLRVYYLSWLRNKILHNDPEVEKKQGWTTVGDMEGCGHYRVVKYERIKFLVIALKNSVEVYAWAPKPYHKFMAFKSFADLPHRPLLVDLTVEEGQRLKVIYGSSAGFHAVDVDSGNSYDIYIPVHIQSQITPHAIIFLPNTDGMEMLLCYEDEGVYVNTYGRIIKDVVLQWGEMPTSVAYICSNQIMGWGEKAIEIRSVETGHLDGVFMHKRAQRLKFLCERNDKVFFASVRSGGSSQVYFMTLNRNCIMNW, from the exons gaCCCTGCTGGAATCTTTGAGCTGGTGGAGGTGGTCGGCAATGGAACCTACGGGCAGGTGTACAAG GGTCGGCATGTCAAGACCGGGCAGCTGGCTGCCATCAAGGTCATGGATGTCACGGAG GATGAGGAGGAAGAGATCAAGCAGGAGATCAACATGTTGAAAAAATACTCTCACCACCGCAACATCGCCACCTACTACGGGGCCTTCATCAAGAAGAGCCCCCCTGGGAACGACGACCAGCTCTGG CTGGTGATGGAGTTCTGTGGTGCTGGTTCTGTGACAGACCTGGTGAAGAACACGAAAGGGAACGCCCTGAAGGAGGACTGTATCGCCTACATCTGCAGGGAGATTCTCCGG ggtCTGGCCCATCTCCACGCCCACAAGGTGATCCACCGAGACATCAAGGGGCAGAATGTGCTACTGACAGAGAATGCCGAGGTCAAGCTAG TGGATTTCGGGGTGAGCGCGCAGCTGGACCGCACCGTGGGCAGGCGGAACACTTTCATCGGGACCCCCTACTGGATGGCCCCCGAGGTCATCGCTTGCGATGAGAACCCTGATGCCACCTACGATTACAGG AGTGACATTTGGTCTTTAGGAATCACAGCCATCGAGATGGCAGAGGGAGCCCCCC CTCTGTGTGACATGCACCCCATGCGAGCCCTCTTCCTCATCCCCCGGAACCCGCCACCCAGGCTCAAGTCCAAGAAATG GTCTAAGAAGTTCATCGACTTCATTGACACGTGTCTCATCAAGACTTACCTGAGCCGCCCACCGACGGAGCAGCTGCTCAAGTTCCCGTTCATCCGCGACCAGCCCACCGAGCGGCAGGTCCGCATCCAGCTCAAGGACCACATCGACCGATCCCGGAAGAAACGAGGCGAGAAAG AGGAGACAGAATATGAGTACAGTGGCAGCGAAGAGGAAGACGACAGCCatggagaggaaggagagccAAG CTCCATCATGAATGTGCCGGGGGAGTCGACCCTCCGCCGGGAATTCCTCCGGCTCCAGCAGGAGAACAAGAGCAACTCTGAGGCtttaaagcagcagcagcagctgcagcagcagcaacagcgaGACCCAGAGGCGCACATCAAGCACCTGCTGCACCAGCGGCAGCGACGCATAGAGGAGCAGAAGGAAGAGCGGCGGCGGGttgaggag CAACAGCGGCGGGAGCGAGAGCAGCGGAAGCTGCAGGAGAAGGAGCAGCAGCGGCGGCGCGAGGACATGCAGGCCCTGCGGCGGGAGGAGGAGAGGCGGCAGGCTGAGCGGGAGCAG gaGTATATCCGTCACAGGCTAGAGGAGGAGCAGCGACAGCTCGAGATCCTTCAGCAACAGCTGCTCCAGGAACAGGCCCTACTGCTG GAATACAAGAGGAAGCAGCTGGAGGAGCAGCGGCAGTCGGAGCGCCTGCAGAGGCAGCTGCAGCAGGAGCACGCCTACCTCAAGTCcctgcagcagcaacagcagcagatcCTGCCCGGGGACAGGAAGCCCCTGTATCATTACGGTCGGGGCATTAACCCTGCTGACAAACCGGCCTGGGCCCGAGAG GTAGAAGAGAGAACGAGGATGAACAAGCAGCAGAACTCTCCCTTGGCCAAGACCAAGCCAGGCAGCACAGGGCCTGAGCCCCCCgtcccccaggcctcccctgggCCCCCAGGACCCCTTTCCCAAACTCCTCCTATGCAGAGGCCGGTGGAGCCCCAGGAGGGACCACACAAG TCCCTGCAGGACCAGCCCACCCGAAACCTGGCTGCCTTCCCAGCCTCACACGACCCCGACCCCGCCGTGCCCGCACCCACTGCCACGCCTAGTGCCCGAGGAGGCGTCGTCCGCCAGAACTCAGACCCCACTTCCGAAGGGCCTGGCCCCAGCCCGAACCCCCCAGCCTGGGTCCGGCCTGATAATGAGGCCCCTCCCAAG gTGCCTCAGAGGACCTCATCTATCGCCACTGCCCTTAACACCAGTGGGGCTGGAGGGTCCCGGCCAGCCCAGGCTGTCCGTGCCAG ACCTCGCAGCAACTCCGCCTGGCAAATCTATCTGCAAAGGCGGGCAGAGCGGGGCAACCCCAAGCCTCCAGGGCCCCCTGCTCAGCCCCCTGGCCCGCCCAACGCTTGTAG TAATCCTGACCTCAGGAGGAGCGACCCTGGCTGGGAGCGCTCGGACAGCGTCCTCCCCGCCTCTCACGGGCACCTCCCCCAGGCTGGCTCACTGGAGCGGAACCGGGTGGGAG CCTCCAAACTGGACAGCTCCCCCGTGCTCTCCCCTGGGAGCAAAGCCAAGCCCGATGACCACCGCTCGCGGCCAGGCCGGCCCGCA AGCTATAAGCGAGCCATTGGTGAG GATTTTGTGTTGCTGAAAGAGCGGACCCTGGACGAGGCCCCCCGGCCTCCCAAGAAGGCCATGGACTACTCGTCGTCCAGCGAGGAGGTGGAGAGCAGCGAGGACGACGAGGAGGAGAGCAACGGCGAACCGTCGGAGGGGAGCAGAGATACCCCTGGGGGCCG CAGCGATGGAGACACAGACAGTGTCAGCACAATGGTGGTCCATGACGTGGAGGAGATAGCCGGGACCCAGACCCCCTATGGGGGTGGCACCATGGTGGTCCAGCGC aCCCCTGAAGAGGAGCGAAGCCTGCTGCATGCTGATAGCAACGGTTACACGAACCTGCCAGATGTGGTCCAGCCCAGCCACTCGCCCACCGAGAGCAGCAAAGGTCAAAGCCCCCCCTTGAAGGATGGAGGCAGTGAT TACCAGTCTCGTGGGCTGGTAAAGGCCCCTGGCAAGAGCTCGTTCACGATGTTTGTGGACCTGGGGATCTACCAGCCTGGAGGCAGTGGGGACACCATCCCCATCACAG CCCTGGTGGGTGGAGAGGGCAGTCGGCTCGATCAGCTGCAGTATGACGTGAGGAAAGGCTCTGTGGTCAACGTGAACCCCACCAACACCCGGGCCCACAGCGAAACCCCCGAGATTCGGAAGTACAAGAAGCGGTTCAATTCCGAGATCCTCTGTGCGGCCCTTTGGG GGGTCAACCTGCTGGTGGGCACGGAGAACGGGCTGATGTTGCTAGACCGAAGTGGGCAGGGCAAGGTGTATGGACTCATCGGGCGGCGACGCTTCCAGCAAATGGATGTGCTGGAGGGACTCAACTTGCTCATCACCATCTCAG ggaaaaggaacaaactgCGGGTATATTATTTGTCCTGGCTCCGGAACAAGATCCTGCACAATGACCCAGAAGTGGAGAAGAAGCAGGGCTGGACCACTGTGGGGGACATGGAGGGCTGCGGGCACTACCGTGTTG TGAAATATGAACGCATCAAATTCCTGGTCATCGCCCTGAAGAACTCTGTGGAGGTGTATGCTTGGGCCCCCAAACCTTACCACAAATTCATGGCTTTCAAG TCCTTTGCTGACCTCCCACACCGCCCTTTGCTGGTGGACCTGACGGTAGAGGAGGGACAGAGGCTCAAGGTCATCTATGGCTCCAGCGCCGGCTTCCATGCTGTGGATGTCGACTCGGGGAACAGCTATGACATCTACATCCCTGTGCAC ATCCAGAGCCAGATCACGCCCCACGCCATCATCTTTCTCCCCAACACGGATGGCATGGAGATGCTGCTGTGCTACGAGGATGAGGGCGTCTATGTCAACACGTATGGGCGGATCATTAAGGACGTGGTGCTGCAGTGGGGAGAGATGCCCACCTCTGTGG CCTATATCTGCTCCAACCAGATCATGGGCTGGGGTGAGAAAGCCATTGAGATCCGCTCCGTGGAGACGGGCCACCTAGACGGGGTCTTCATGCACAAACGAGCCCAGAGGCTCAAGTTCCTGTGTGAGCGGAATGACAAG GTGTTTTTTGCCTCAGTCCGCTCCGGGGGCAGCAGCCAAGTTTACTTCATGACCCTGAACCGTAACTGCATCATGAACTGGTGA